A window from Triticum aestivum cultivar Chinese Spring chromosome 6D, IWGSC CS RefSeq v2.1, whole genome shotgun sequence encodes these proteins:
- the LOC123141225 gene encoding uncharacterized protein, with product MRSLMLSQQPPPLMLGSSQPPVLTLSPSPLAVPRRPTSPEMRDPAAATMDSAATLTLYQRCRHNRWSSWPATATATPIAPLPMTAGSPSVAPQMSINSIKLVSLPRFYVAISSTNAHETSSHHSIYDLHYLRLRYPANAEKLCLKPLCTATPAHIHVWEAWRRPSPLNPLIAPKAYCRFTCVYTGNALLQSCSPRPPSGHSNQARMIAKIRDAATKTLRRTPFDLLYLSSQKVRCFDSSLSLPRLQL from the exons ATGCGGTCTCTCATGCTCTCCCAGCAGCCGCCACCACTCATGCTTGGCTCCAGCCAGCCGCCCGTGTTAACCCTGTCGCCCTcacctctggcggtccctcggcgACCAACCTCTCCAGAGATGCGGGAtcctgccgccgccaccatggATTCCGCCGCCACGTTGACGCTCTACCAGCGCTGCCGGCACAATCGATGGTCCTCATGGccagccaccgccaccgccacaccCATTGCCCCCCTGCCAATGACCGCCGGTAGCCCTTCCGTTGCTCCACAGATGAGCATTAACTCCATCAAATTAGTTAGTCTTCCCCGCTTTTATGTCGCAATCTCATCCACAAATGCACACGAAACGTCCTCGCACCACTCAATTTACGACCTTCATTATCTTCGACTCCGTTACCCTGCAAATGCGGAGAAACTGTGCTTAAAACCACTCTGTACTGCAACGCCTGCTCACATCCACGTCTGGGAGGCATGGAGGAGGCCTTCTCCACTGAATCCACTCATTG CCCCCAAAGCCTACTGCAGGTTCACCTGCGTCTACACCGGCAATGCTCTGCTTCAGTCTTGCTCCCCCCGACCTCCGTCTGGCCACTCCAACCAAGCACGTATGATCGCCAAGATCCGGGACGCAGCCACGAAGACCCTCCGCAGGACACCGTTCGATCTCCTTTACCTATCCTCGCAGAAGGTCAGGTGCTTTG ATTCATCATTGTCTTTGCCCAGATTGCAGCTTTGA
- the LOC123141226 gene encoding uncharacterized protein, translated as MSDSAHREKSCCGSLFTFLVAAGFVILIYWAIFQPHHIRATVSSATLANLTVAPDNATVSYRLTVGLELYNPSLRVPIYYDALDAELRAGGGGASLRGPAARVASSPAEFLQRRKSADTVRLEFDGSSGVGVPGDVAGELAREAAAGVVSFEVDVDARVRYRFASIKIRQKPRIWCWLTVLVKPEGGVGFGGALASGDRCSVKY; from the coding sequence atgTCCGATAGCGCCCACCGCGAGAAATCCTGCTGCGGCAGCCTGTTCACCTTCCTCGTCGCCGCCGGCTTCGTCATCCTCATCTACTGGGCCATCTTCCAGCCGCACCACATCCGCGCGACGGTCAGCTCCGCCACGCTCGCCAACCTCACAGTGGCCCCCGACAACGCCACCGTCTCCTACCGCCTCACCGTCGGGCTCGAGCTCTACAACCCCAGCCTCCGCGTGCCCATCTACTACGACGCCCTCGACGCCGAGCtccgcgccggcggcggcggggcctcccTCCGCGGCCCCGCTGCccgcgtcgcctcctcgccggcggagTTCCTGCAGCGCAGGAAGAGCGCCGACACGGTGAGGCTGGAGTTCGACGGGAGCAGCGGCGTCGGCGTCCCCGGCGACGTCGCCGGGGAGCTGGCGAGGGAGGCGGCCGCCGGGGTCGTGAGCTTTGAGGTGGACGTGGATGCGCGGGTGCGCTACAGGTTCGCCAGCATCAAGATCCGCCAGAAGCCGAGGATTTGGTGCTGGCTGACGGTTCTGGTCAAGCCGGAGGGTGGCGTCGGTTTCGGCGGCGCTCTGGCCTCCGGCGACCGCTGTAGCGTCAAGTACTGA